A genomic segment from Colletotrichum higginsianum IMI 349063 chromosome 5, whole genome shotgun sequence encodes:
- a CDS encoding C6 transcription factor gives MRELPPLQLDGIEAEMTPNNAQADASRQSDEGTSQSTFRPRSKNQKQRRRVRYRFLTPSEWAIVAHGIGGVNDTEGHIALHPSCWYYPPKGIPNGLYRDVIWHRTKYFYMYHGMSSIRWVSYILQIIFGAILTAIGSMSYKDGTPITIIAAANTINAGILALLHNSGLPDRYRSDQAEFDEVEDHLKKILDTGIVPEDMSVDQALIHCFDLYQEAKKTVSANIPATYTPSSVLTGGPQGGESQKPGTPGPATPNAANSVIATRLSVAVPPTTTEEK, from the coding sequence ATGAGAGAACTTCCTCCATTGCAACTCGACGGCATTGAGGCTGAGATGACGCCCAACAACGCTCAAGCCGATGCTTCGAGGCAGTCTGACGAAGGGACAAGCCAATCCACATTCCGACCTCGCTCTAAGAATCAGAagcaacgccgccgagtcAGATACCGCTTCCTTACTCCTTCGGAATGGGCCATCGTCGCCCACGGCATCGGTGGCGTCAACGACACGGAAGGCCATATCGCTCTCCATCCGTCTTGTTGGTACTACCCGCCCAAAGGCATCCCCAACGGCCTCTACCGGGACGTCATCTGGCATCGAACCAAGTACTTCTACATGTACCATGGCATGAGCTCTATTCGCTGGGTTTCGTACATCCTGCAAATCATCTTTGGGGCGATCCTCACCGCAATCGGCTCCATGTCGTATAAGGACGGCActcccatcaccatcatcgcgGCTGCAAACACTATAAATGCTGGCATCCTCGCACTCTTGCACAACAGTGGTTTGCCCGACCGTTATCGCTCTGATCAAGCCGAGTttgacgaggtcgaagacCACCTCAAGAAGATACTTGACACCGGAATTGTCCCCGAGGATATGTCTGTCGACCAGGCGCTCATCCATTGCTTTGATCTGTaccaggaggccaagaagaccGTCTCGGCAAATATTCCGGCAACTTACACACCGAGTTCGGTCCTTACAGGCGGACCGCAAGGCGGTGAATCGCAGAAGCCAGGCACGCCTGGGCCGGCGACACCGAATGCAGCCAACTCGGTCATTGCCACCAGACTTTCGGTGGCTGTTCCCCCGACTACCACTGAAGAGAAGTAA
- a CDS encoding N2,N2-dimethylguanosine tRNA methyltransferase, which translates to MSGEEPVITYDGKNYKGITEGKATILVPAEVEKKGQQVFYNPIQQFNRDLSVLAIRAYGQEVVERKAAQAAQVAARRKDKKRRRVAADEGGNRPAKVQIKDDGKATESTNGEAREVETENGANGASAEASADAVTSTTAAEAPATTVEAKDETVEGDAKTAAEKAPPRFTVLDALSASGLRALRYSHELPFVTSVTANDLTKSAIESIKLNTKHNGLEDKIQTSHDDAIAHMYRRIADDLTNRDRFGNPSKENKYDAIDLDPYGTAAPFLDAAVQAVRDDGGLLAVTCTDGSHWAGHCYAEKCFSLYGGVPVKGLHSHEVGIRLILHALTSAAAKYGLTIEPQLSLSIDFYCRVFVKVRKSKDAVNYQGGKTMIMYNCPGCSAWETQPMVRTRPAPKKKEGYFYKHGLSQGPPTDSHCKHCGSSMHIAGPMYSGPLHNPDFIQGILDLLPTVDKSVYQTTSRIEGMLQTAMEEYLPGPGPKEEVDAKDRELARVDDYPFFVMPSRLAGTLSTQQPPDDMFRGALKHLGYRVTRSHCRPGSVKTDAPWEAIWFVMREWVRQKAPVRTDRINPQMPAYRLLGLDKAESNGEGKERKAEEEEKGEEETGADVEMKEGLEQDKQTDKGEVVRTDEISEGEEKKAAASQEELRKTLVFDDKLAKLGKRREQRKLGEGGVKKKKKKKKKKKKKKKKKKKKKKKNKR; encoded by the coding sequence ATGAGCGGGGAAGAGCCGGTCATCACGTACGATGGCAAGAACTACAAGGGCATAACGGAGGGCAAGGCGACCATTCTCGTGCCCGCCGAagtcgagaagaagggccaGCAGGTTTTCTACAACCCGATTCAGCAGTTTAACCGGGACCTTTCCGTTCTCGCCATCAGAGCGTACGGCCAGGAGGTTGTCGAGAGGAAGGCTGCGCAGGCCGCTCAGGTCGCGGCCAGGcgcaaggacaagaagagaCGGAGGGTTGCtgcggacgagggcggcaacCGGCCGGCCAAGGTGCAAATCaaggacgacggcaaggcGACCGAGAGCACCAATGGCGAGGCACGGGAGGTGGAAACCGAGAacggcgccaacggcgccAGCGCGGAAGCCTCAGCAGACGCTGTGACTTCGACGACAGCAGCCGAGGCGCCTGCGACGaccgtcgaggccaaggacgaaACGGTGGAAGGTGACGCAAAGActgccgccgagaaggcccCTCCTCGCTTCACCGTCCTGGACGCCTTATCGGCGTCTGGTCTCCGTGCGCTGCGCTACTCGCACGAGCTGCCCTTTGTCACTTCGGTGACGGCCAACGACCTCACCAAGAGCGCGATCGAGTCGATCAAGCTGAACACGAAGCACAACGGGCTGGAGGACAAGATCCAAACGAGCCACGACGATGCCATCGCCCACATGTACCGGcgcatcgccgacgacctgACGAACCGGGACCGTTTCGGCAACCCCAGCAAGGAGAACAAGTACGACGCCATCGACCTGGACCCGTACGGAACCGCCGCTCCTTTCCTGGACGCCGCAGTGCAGGCCGTccgggacgacggcggccttctcgccGTCACTTGCACGGACGGCAGCCACTGGGCCGGCCACTGCTACGCCGAGAAGTGTTTCTCGCTGTACGGCGGTGTTCCCGTCAAGGGCCTCCACTCGCACGAGGTCGGCATCCGCCTCATCCTCCACGCGCTGACAAGCGCGGCGGCCAAGTACGGCCTGACGATCGAGCCGCAGCTGTCCCTCTCAATCGACTTTTACTGCCGGGTGTTTGTCAAGGTGCGCAAGTCCAAGGACGCGGTCAACTACCAGGGCGGCAAGACGATGATCATGTACAACTGCCCGGGATGCTCGGCGTGGGAGACGCAACCGATGGTGCGCACTCGACCggcgcccaagaagaaggagggctACTTTTACAAGCACGGGCTGTCGCAGGGCCCGCCCACGGACTCGCACTGCAAGCACTGCGGGTCGAGCATGCACATCGCGGGGCCGATGTACAGCGGCCCGCTGCACAACCCCGACTTCATCCAGGgcatcctcgacctgctgccGACGGTGGACAAGAGCGTGTACcagacgacgtcgaggataGAGGGCATGCTGCAGACGGCCATGGAGGAGTACCTGCCCGGGCCGGGGCcgaaggaggaggtggacGCCAAGGACAGGGAGCTGGCGAGGGTGGACGACTACCCGTTCTTCGTGATGCCGTCGAGGCTCGCGGGCACGCTCAGCACGCAGCAGCCGCCGGACGATATGTTCCGCGGGGCGCTGAAGCACTTGGGGTACCGCGTGACGCGCAGCCACTGCCGGCCCGGCAGCGTCAAGACGGACGCGCCGTGGGAGGCCATCTGGTTCGTCATGCGCGAGTGGGTCAGGCAGAAGGCACCCGTCCGTACAGACCGGATCAACCCGCAGATGCCGGCGTACCGGttgctcggcctcgacaaggcgGAGAGCAACGGCGAAGGAAAGGAGAGGAAagctgaggaggaggagaagggggaggaggagacgggcgcGGACGTGGAGATGAAGGAGGGACTCGAGCAGGATAAGCAGACGGACAAGGGTGAGGTCGTGAGGACGGACGAGATCTccgagggggaggagaagaaggcggcggcgtcgcagGAGGAGCTGCGCAAGACGCTTGTGTTTGACGACAAGCTCGCGAAGCTC